The Halobacterium litoreum genome includes a region encoding these proteins:
- a CDS encoding 8-oxo-dGTP diphosphatase: protein MREATLCYPVVDDEVLLIEKRRGVGAGNVNGPGGKLEPGETPRECVVREVREEVAVRVDPEKMGELHFTFGDDPFMFVHVFRADDPTGDPEPSEEADPFWCPVDDIPYDRMWEDDRYWVPHLLEGTQFRGDAVFDEDGDELLEWDLETDVELDGHAPSHESFRTS from the coding sequence ATGCGCGAAGCCACGCTCTGCTACCCCGTGGTCGACGACGAAGTCCTCCTCATCGAGAAGCGCCGCGGCGTCGGCGCCGGCAACGTCAACGGCCCCGGCGGGAAACTCGAACCCGGCGAGACGCCCCGCGAGTGCGTCGTGCGCGAGGTTAGGGAAGAGGTCGCCGTGCGCGTCGACCCCGAGAAGATGGGCGAACTCCACTTCACGTTCGGGGACGACCCGTTCATGTTCGTCCACGTCTTCCGGGCTGACGACCCCACCGGCGACCCCGAGCCCTCCGAGGAGGCCGACCCGTTCTGGTGTCCCGTCGACGACATTCCCTACGACCGGATGTGGGAGGACGACCGCTACTGGGTGCCCCACCTGCTGGAGGGCACGCAGTTCCGCGGCGACGCCGTCTTCGACGAGGACGGCGACGAACTGCTGGAGTGGGACCTAGAAACCGACGTGGAACTCGACGGTCACGCGCCCAGCCACGAGTCGTTCCGGACCTCGTAG
- a CDS encoding cupin domain-containing protein: MEKVTVDDVENRPNPLGVHGVRLPISRALGTEDVALVEYELEPGEQFSGGLHTHHDQEEIFYVLDGTATFEVGEDREEVTVDEGQVIRFPPGEFQNGHNHSDDVVRAVAVGAPGARHNWADIESLAPCPECGEETSHSVRKPNEDGVMQLVCNDCGNEMF, from the coding sequence ATGGAGAAAGTCACCGTCGACGACGTTGAGAACCGACCGAACCCTCTCGGCGTGCACGGCGTCCGCCTCCCGATTTCGCGGGCGCTCGGCACCGAGGACGTGGCGCTCGTGGAGTACGAACTCGAACCCGGCGAGCAGTTCTCGGGCGGCCTCCACACCCACCACGACCAGGAGGAGATTTTCTACGTGCTCGACGGCACCGCGACCTTCGAGGTGGGCGAGGACCGCGAGGAGGTCACCGTCGACGAGGGACAGGTGATTCGGTTCCCGCCGGGCGAGTTCCAGAACGGCCACAACCACTCCGACGACGTGGTTCGCGCCGTCGCGGTCGGTGCGCCGGGTGCGCGCCACAACTGGGCGGACATCGAGTCCCTGGCGCCGTGTCCGGAGTGTGGCGAGGAGACGAGCCACTCGGTCCGGAAACCGAACGAGGACGGCGTGATGCAACTGGTCTGCAACGACTGCGGCAACGAGATGTTCTGA
- a CDS encoding DUF5789 family protein: protein MGDTKEGRENQARAEERRQRERALREELDRWHETEPPRALANELDELDYPATTDAVVAAVGDHEVAVADEQIPVAEVVERSGRDRFDSAADARQQIGRPTVAAALRRIRAASDEAGRRAQFRAKEEAFERTLQSLESLSEDDEDEGIAVVTAWILDSLDANGKLPESRRVRKQAVAFCRANGYEVRNDSWLGA, encoded by the coding sequence ATGGGCGACACGAAAGAGGGCAGAGAGAATCAGGCGAGAGCCGAGGAGCGGCGACAGCGGGAGCGCGCGCTCCGCGAGGAACTCGACCGCTGGCACGAGACGGAGCCGCCGAGGGCACTCGCGAACGAACTCGACGAACTCGACTACCCCGCGACGACCGACGCGGTGGTCGCGGCGGTGGGCGACCACGAGGTGGCCGTCGCGGACGAACAGATACCCGTCGCGGAAGTCGTCGAGCGGTCCGGTCGTGACCGCTTCGACTCGGCGGCCGACGCGAGACAGCAAATCGGTCGGCCGACTGTCGCCGCGGCGCTCCGCCGCATCCGAGCGGCGAGCGACGAGGCGGGACGCCGCGCGCAGTTCCGCGCGAAAGAGGAGGCCTTCGAGCGGACACTCCAGTCCCTCGAATCGCTCAGCGAGGACGACGAAGACGAGGGCATCGCGGTAGTGACCGCTTGGATTCTCGACTCCCTCGACGCGAACGGGAAACTCCCGGAGTCCCGTCGCGTCCGGAAGCAAGCCGTGGCCTTCTGTCGCGCCAACGGCTACGAGGTCCGGAACGACTCGTGGCTGGGCGCGTGA